One genomic segment of Motacilla alba alba isolate MOTALB_02 chromosome 1A, Motacilla_alba_V1.0_pri, whole genome shotgun sequence includes these proteins:
- the ARHGEF5 gene encoding rho guanine nucleotide exchange factor 5 isoform X1, with product MCLLLWCTQPSTRRLTVSLQDVPLMESEETSEGGTTPPGASSITGETWDSSAMEGEHHATHIAAKMSTSPSNSAKGPELSMLKDCLAAPGKAAEMLGRPSISMQKVPAGLKQGQGDTEPQKGLSELQGEMLLEESGLDYSLKLRQLELVDLESNQDPSSHSRVQDEPALGSPILQAVKLSTEFPQCWAELAFHGSDPQAQETKSPLADAISSQRETPKCFLVCKTVSEGHYKAEPFLDNISKDALQEVDAGAEQEQSTKKLAPAPDEQPTSEGAVEDTSKPYTSEDVQESLRAPQGLEKNTESSSFHQLSSTLTCDSQISSLQAEGNNSPGETGNTSMVKDQGVVPKENSSASKCLHLEDDHRKTEGRPAPSAKSTFQGKSASKRTEEVNASWHKEPTWEETVSELQQEEEEEECKEQNLPEEGKPLELKDQKNKEQNEQEQLQREELRLGEELKLEALSSAFGSEIFSVPRHNVDVCGLEYASLSEQTGSVFLPGEPVSVDQHPGEDVLLKAYVTEAGSGCQPPVVGPLFSNNQNPVGETPHMCHVSDQAEDLEDSGRFSIGGQDIGEAHWDDKTRLGRENERSDGHGKAVQRFDKRDASLCGGVTAPFSTENPEALVPAHPSSGTSNLEPPDHIDLHPITGKAELWDFIPASPSEITLAVSASLPEQEGARISSVTPKHCPGTSLNKLPDSAGKSPNQAAPAQGWNPTPAETAVVRTGAREAKTSHELLISEEGFHEDLSGPSFSVMYTSSLPLQGGFPGDSRSVASIAGPLEASQTPGRTSTPLSHPETIQQISPQKSALIQGKETAADVDCKAQVPLFDEPDCSLYQKEPGSRISSVLSTLTWPSEDDTVLAVNQQGQPLSPVSHSSLPLVSEPDAKQLPHPPSHIQKPSQAQAPALHANHLVPPPAPEGYPLLAPGLHSSPPLSCGMDDGKLGAIHPAPSRPLRTATSAFDANSVASASDGESLAERDDLVPVSGKWDLGDSGPHDTETSDDSGVSLLTKSFLALGNEMLVGCSDTSPKTEDHHMDIESGKSSPDHPSWLSLEGLITSPDSKSRDSAQLLPMLAFTNPVHFLRLSPPSPLTTRTTCQDKELRWEQPAGSFGGDTKNIQAPVAVTEKTEGERRVSERLEGGEHQPKEEKAKRAPLEKSSSWPDKKSVGVALQDPAANQENPIKSRVKTKDWHRQGLKRMSVPPDILQQVSSVPSEEEAHKAHREPPVTSETVIMRERKSADTTENFKRRHSKLINSSRLLYQEYSDVALNKAIQNQKRVDYPEDIESSFPSSPRLRRKVLSPQDSYLQRLSVSSNASLWQDIPMIRGSRILLNMSREEQRLQEAKFELIISEASYLRSLNVAVDHFQRSAELQAMLTNQERQWLFSRLSDVRDVSASFLFDLEEKFEEDMFTFHVCDVALKHAPDFRRVYLPYVTNQTYQEQTFQRLLNGNAGFQQVLERLESDPVCQRLSLKSFLILPFQRITRLKLLLQNILKRTRPGSEEEVQATQAYDALEKLIKDCNENVQRMKSTEELIYLSQKIEFECKIFPLISQSRRLVKCGELTALDFNNLSPKWKVTTRPIYLHLFNDCLLLSRPKEGGRFVVFDHAAFSYVRGEKCEMKLHGANKNLFRLFLLQNNQGKRVEFLFRTETHSEKLRWISALAPPRGEPDLLECPDAPQVQCIKTYKARENDELALEKADIIMVMQYSNDGWIEGVKLSDRERGWFPSEHVENISSKHVRQKNLKEEQRVKNAKQQVFCKK from the exons ATGTGTCTTCTGCTATGGTGCACCCAGCCTTCGACCAGGAGGTTAACAGTTTCCTTG cagGATGTGCCACTGATGGAGTCTGAAGAAACCAGTGAGGGAGGTACCACTcccccaggagccagcagcatcACTGGGGAAACCTGGGATTCTTCAGCCATGGAAGGAGAGCATCATGCCACTCACATAGCAGCCAAAATGAGCACCAGCCCATCTAACTCTGCAAAGGGACCAGAGCTCAGTATGCTCAAGGACTGCcttgctgctccagggaaagcagcagagatgctgggCAGACCCTCTATCTCTATGCAGAAAGTGCCAGCAGGACTGAAACAAGGCCAAGGGGATACAGAGCCTCAAAAGGGACTCTCAGAACTGCAAGGAGAAATGCTTTTAGAGGAGAGTGGACTGGATTATTCTCTGAAACTTAGGCAATTGGAACTGGTTGACCTGGAAAGCAACCAGGACCCTTCTTCTCACAGCAGAGTCCAGGatgagccagccctgggcagccccatcCTGCAGGCTGTGAAGCTCAGCACTGAGTTTCCTCAGTGCTGGGCAGAACTGGCTTTTCATGGCTCAGACCCTCAGGCCCAAGAAACTAAATCCCCTTTGGCTGATGCGATTTCCTCTCAGAGAGAGACACCTAAGTGCTTTTTGGTGTGTAAAACTGTTTCAGAAGGACATTATAAGGCTGAACCTTTTCTGGATAACATCTCCAAGGATGCTTTGCAGGAGGTTGATgctggtgcagagcaggagcaaagcacCAAAAAGTTGGCACCAGCACCTGATGAGCAGCCTACCTCAGAGGGAGCAGTAGAAGACACATCTAAACCTTACACTTCTGAAGATGTTCAAGAAAGCTTAAGAGCACCCCAGGGTTTGGAAAAGAATACAGAATCTTCCTCTTTCCATCAGTTGTCTTCCACCTTAACATGTGACAGCCAAATTAGTTCACTACAAGCAGAAGGAAACAACTCACCTGGTGAAACAGGGAATACCAGCATGGTCAAAGACCAGGGAGTGGTTCCTAAAGAGAATTCATCTGCTTCCAAATGCCTACATCTAGAAGATGATCACAGAAAAACTGAGGGCAGACCTGCCCCTTCAGCAAAGAGTACTTTCCAAGGAAAGAGTGCTTCTAAAAGGACAGAGGAAGTGAATGCTTCATGGCATAAGGAGCCAACTTGGGAGGAGACAGTGTCTGAACTTCAgcaagaagaggaggaggaagagtgCAAAGAGCAGAATCTGCCGGAAGAAGGCAAACCTTTGGAGCTCAAAGATCAGAAAAACAAGGAACAAAATGAGCAGGAACAACTGCAGAGGGAAGAGCTCAGACTGGGGGAAGAGCTGAAACTAGAGGCACTATCATCAGCTTTTGGGTCAGAGATATTTTCTGTTCCCAGGCATAATGTGGATGTGTGTGGTTTGGAGTATGCTTCCTTGTCTGAGCAAACAGGATCAGTATTtcttcctggggagcctgtctCTGTGGATCAGCATCCTGGTGAGGATGTGCTGCTGAAAGCTTATGTCACAGAAGCAGGTTCTGGATGTCAGCCACCTGTTGTCGGCCCTCTGTTCTCAAATAACCAGAACCCAGTGGGGGAAACACCACACATGTGCCATGTCTCTGACCAAGCAGAAGACTTGGAGGACTCTGGCCGCTTTTCCATCGGTGGTCAGGATATTGGAGAAGCTCACTGGGATGACAAGACACGACTGGGCAGGGAGAATGAGCGCAGTGATGGTCATGGAAAAGCTGTCCAGAGGTTTGATAAAAGAGATGCATCACTCTGTGGAGGGGTGACAGCACCTTTTAGCACAGAGAACCCAGAGGCTCTTGTTCCAGCACACCCTTCCTCTGGTACCAGTAACTTGGAGCCACCTGATCACATAGATCTTCATCCTATAAcaggaaaagctgagctttGGGACTTCATCCCAGCTTCTCCCTCAGAGATCACTTTAGCAGTGTCAGCATCTCTTCCAGAGCAGGAGGGTGCCAGAATATCCTCTGTGACCCCCAAACACTGTCCTGGCACCAGCCTGAACAAGCTGCCAGACTCTGCAGGGAAGTCACCCAAccaagctgctcctgcacaagGGTGGAACCCAACACCAGCAGAAACTGCTGTTGTAAGGACAGGTGCAAGGGAAGCCAAGACTTCCCATGAACTCCTTATTTCTGAGGAAGGCTTTCATGAGGACCTTAGTGGCCCATCTTTCTCTGTAATGTACACAAGCTCCCTTCCTCTACAAGGGGGCTTTCCTGGGGATAGCAGGTCTGTGGCTAGTATTGCAGGACCTCTGGAAGCATCTCAAACACCAGGAAGGACTTCCACTCCCCTGAGCCACCCAGAGACAATTCAGCAAATCTCTCCCCAAAAAAGTGCCCTTATACAAGGAAAAGAAACGGCAGCAGATGTGGATTGTAAAGCACAAGTGCCTTTATTTGATGAGCCTGACTGCAGTTTATACCAAAAAGAGCCTGGATCCAGAATTTCCAGTGTCCTGAGCACCCTGACTTGGCCCTCCGAAGATGATACAGTCCTTGCTGTGAACCAGCAAGGACAAcctctgtcccctgtgtcccacTCAAGCCTACCTCTGGTGTCTGAGCCTGATGCCAAACAgcttcctcatcctccttccCACATCCAAAAGCCCAGTCAAGCTCAGGCCCCTGCACTCCATGCAAATCACCTTGTTCCACCTCCAGCCCCTGAAGGTTACCCGCTGCTGGCTCCTGGACTGCACTCCAGCCCCCCCCTCAGCTGTGGGATGGATGATGGTAAGCTGGGAGCCATTCACCCTGCTCCAAGCCGTCCTCTCCGGACTGCCACCTCTGCATTTGATGCCAACTCCGTGGCCTCTGCTTCTGATGGAGAAAGTCTAGCAGAGAGAGATGACCTTGTTCCAGTGAGTGGCAAGTGGGATCTTGGTGACTCAGGTCCCCATGATACAGAGACTTCTGATGACTCAGGGGTCAGTTTGCTGACTAAAAGTTTTTTGGCTCTTGGAAACGAAATGTTGGTTGGCTGCTCTGACACCAGCCCTAAAACAGAAGATCACCACATGGATATAGAGAGTGGAAAATCCTCACCTGACCACCCTTCTTGGCTCTCGTTGGAAGGCCTGATAACATCCCCAGACTCCAAAAGCAGAGactctgcacagctccttccaaTGCTTGCATTCACCAATCCTGTCCACTTCCTCCGGCTCAGCCCTCCATCGCCACTGACCACCAGAACAACCTGCCAGGACAAGGAGCTGCGATGGGAGCAGCCCGCAGGTAGCTTTGGTGGGGACACAAAGAACATCCAGGCTCCAGTGGCCgtcacagagaaaacagaaggtgAGAGGAGAGTCAGTGAAaggctggaaggaggagaaCACCagccaaaggaagaaaaggccAAACGTGCACCCTTGGAAAAATCATCAAGTTGGCCAGACAAAAAATCTGTTGGGGTAGCTCTGCAGGACCCAGCAGCCAATCAAGAAAACCCAATTAAAAGCAGAGTTAAAACCAAGGACTGGCACCGTCAGGGCCTGAAGAGGATGTCAGTACCACCAGACATCTTGCAGC AGGTTTCTTCTGttccttcagaggaagaagctcaCAAGGCTCACAGGGAACCACCAGTCACCTCAGAAACAGTTATAATGCG AGAGAGGAAATCTGCAGACACAACAGAGAACTTCAAGCGCCGGCACTCCAAACTGATCAACTCCT CAAGATTGCTGTATCAGGAGTACAGTGATGTGGCTCTGAACAAGGCCATCCAAAACCAGAAGAGAGTGGATTATCCGGAGGATATAGAGTCAAGTTTCCCAAGTTCCCCGAGGCTACGGAGGAAAGTGCTGTCTCCCCAGGACTCATATTTGCAACGTCTGTCAGTCTCATCTAATGCATCCCTCTGGCAGGATATCCCCATGATACGGGGTAGCAGAATACTGCTTAACATGTCCCGTGAAGAACAGAGGCTGCAAGAG GCCAAGTTTGAACTGATAATATCTGAGGCTTCCTACCTGCGCAGTTTGAACGTGGCAGTGGATCACTTCCAGCGCTCGGCAGAGCTCCAAGCGATGCTCACCAACCAGGAACGCCAGTGGCTCTTCTCCCGCCTCTCCGATGTGCGTGATGTCAGTGCCAG TTTCCTCTTTGACTTGGAGGAGAAATTTGAAGAGGACATGTTCACCTTCCATGTGTGTGATGTGGCTCTGAAACATGCCCCCGACTTCCGCCGCGTGTATCTGCCATATGTGACAAACCAGACATATCAGGAGCAAACCTTCCAGAGGTTACT aaatggaaatgcagGGTTCCAGCAAGTCCTGGAGAGACTGGAAAGTGATCCAGTGTGCCAGCGCCTCTCACTTAAatccttcctcatcctcccttTCCAGCGCATCACTCGACTCAAACTCCTCCTACAG AATATCCTGAAAAGAACTCGGCCCGGGTCTGAGGAGGAAGTGCAAGCAACGCAGGCCTATGATGCACTTGAAAAG ctcatcaagGATTGCAATGAGAATGTCCAGCGCATGAAGAGCACTGAAGAGCTGATCTACCTCAGCCAGAAGATTGAATTTGAGTGTAAG ATATTCCCACTCATCTCACAGTCCAGGCGACTTGTGAAGTGTGGTGAGTTGACAGCACTGGACTTCAACAACCTGAGTCCAAAATGGAAAGTCACGACCCGGCCCATCTACCTGCACCTTTTCAACGACTGTCTGCTCCTGTCTCGGCCCAAGGA GGGTGGACGTTTCGTTGTGTTTGATCATGCTGCTTTCTCATACGTGCGCGGGGAGAAGTGCGAGATGAAACTCCACGGGGCAAACAAGAATCTGTTCCGtctctttctgcttcagaaTAACCAGGGAAAAAGAGTGGAGTTCTTGTTTCGGACTGAGACACA cagtgagAAGCTGAGGTGGATCTCTGCTTTGGCTCCTCCGCGGGGAGAACCGGACCTCCTGGAATGCCCTG ATGCACCACAGGTTCAGTGCATAAAGACTTACAAGGCTCGGGAAAATGATGAGCTGGCTTTGGAGAAGGCAGATATCATCATGGTTATGCAGTACAGCAATGATG GGTGGATAGAAGGAGTAAAACTCTCAGACCGGGAGAGAGGCTGGTTCCCCTCGGAACATGTGGAAAACATCTCCAGCAAACATGTGCGGCAGAAGAATCTGAAGGAGGAGCAACGGGTGAAGAATGCCAAGCAGCAGGTCTTCTGCAAGAAATAA
- the ARHGEF5 gene encoding rho guanine nucleotide exchange factor 5 isoform X3 produces the protein MEGRQRNQDVPLMESEETSEGGTTPPGASSITGETWDSSAMEGEHHATHIAAKMSTSPSNSAKGPELSMLKDCLAAPGKAAEMLGRPSISMQKVPAGLKQGQGDTEPQKGLSELQGEMLLEESGLDYSLKLRQLELVDLESNQDPSSHSRVQDEPALGSPILQAVKLSTEFPQCWAELAFHGSDPQAQETKSPLADAISSQRETPKCFLVCKTVSEGHYKAEPFLDNISKDALQEVDAGAEQEQSTKKLAPAPDEQPTSEGAVEDTSKPYTSEDVQESLRAPQGLEKNTESSSFHQLSSTLTCDSQISSLQAEGNNSPGETGNTSMVKDQGVVPKENSSASKCLHLEDDHRKTEGRPAPSAKSTFQGKSASKRTEEVNASWHKEPTWEETVSELQQEEEEEECKEQNLPEEGKPLELKDQKNKEQNEQEQLQREELRLGEELKLEALSSAFGSEIFSVPRHNVDVCGLEYASLSEQTGSVFLPGEPVSVDQHPGEDVLLKAYVTEAGSGCQPPVVGPLFSNNQNPVGETPHMCHVSDQAEDLEDSGRFSIGGQDIGEAHWDDKTRLGRENERSDGHGKAVQRFDKRDASLCGGVTAPFSTENPEALVPAHPSSGTSNLEPPDHIDLHPITGKAELWDFIPASPSEITLAVSASLPEQEGARISSVTPKHCPGTSLNKLPDSAGKSPNQAAPAQGWNPTPAETAVVRTGAREAKTSHELLISEEGFHEDLSGPSFSVMYTSSLPLQGGFPGDSRSVASIAGPLEASQTPGRTSTPLSHPETIQQISPQKSALIQGKETAADVDCKAQVPLFDEPDCSLYQKEPGSRISSVLSTLTWPSEDDTVLAVNQQGQPLSPVSHSSLPLVSEPDAKQLPHPPSHIQKPSQAQAPALHANHLVPPPAPEGYPLLAPGLHSSPPLSCGMDDGKLGAIHPAPSRPLRTATSAFDANSVASASDGESLAERDDLVPVSGKWDLGDSGPHDTETSDDSGVSLLTKSFLALGNEMLVGCSDTSPKTEDHHMDIESGKSSPDHPSWLSLEGLITSPDSKSRDSAQLLPMLAFTNPVHFLRLSPPSPLTTRTTCQDKELRWEQPAGSFGGDTKNIQAPVAVTEKTEGERRVSERLEGGEHQPKEEKAKRAPLEKSSSWPDKKSVGVALQDPAANQENPIKSRVKTKDWHRQGLKRMSVPPDILQQVSSVPSEEEAHKAHREPPVTSETVIMRERKSADTTENFKRRHSKLINSSRLLYQEYSDVALNKAIQNQKRVDYPEDIESSFPSSPRLRRKVLSPQDSYLQRLSVSSNASLWQDIPMIRGSRILLNMSREEQRLQEAKFELIISEASYLRSLNVAVDHFQRSAELQAMLTNQERQWLFSRLSDVRDVSASFLFDLEEKFEEDMFTFHVCDVALKHAPDFRRVYLPYVTNQTYQEQTFQRLLNGNAGFQQVLERLESDPVCQRLSLKSFLILPFQRITRLKLLLQNILKRTRPGSEEEVQATQAYDALEKLIKDCNENVQRMKSTEELIYLSQKIEFECKIFPLISQSRRLVKCGELTALDFNNLSPKWKVTTRPIYLHLFNDCLLLSRPKEGGRFVVFDHAAFSYVRGEKCEMKLHGANKNLFRLFLLQNNQGKRVEFLFRTETHSEKLRWISALAPPRGEPDLLECPDAPQVQCIKTYKARENDELALEKADIIMVMQYSNDGWIEGVKLSDRERGWFPSEHVENISSKHVRQKNLKEEQRVKNAKQQVFCKK, from the exons cagGATGTGCCACTGATGGAGTCTGAAGAAACCAGTGAGGGAGGTACCACTcccccaggagccagcagcatcACTGGGGAAACCTGGGATTCTTCAGCCATGGAAGGAGAGCATCATGCCACTCACATAGCAGCCAAAATGAGCACCAGCCCATCTAACTCTGCAAAGGGACCAGAGCTCAGTATGCTCAAGGACTGCcttgctgctccagggaaagcagcagagatgctgggCAGACCCTCTATCTCTATGCAGAAAGTGCCAGCAGGACTGAAACAAGGCCAAGGGGATACAGAGCCTCAAAAGGGACTCTCAGAACTGCAAGGAGAAATGCTTTTAGAGGAGAGTGGACTGGATTATTCTCTGAAACTTAGGCAATTGGAACTGGTTGACCTGGAAAGCAACCAGGACCCTTCTTCTCACAGCAGAGTCCAGGatgagccagccctgggcagccccatcCTGCAGGCTGTGAAGCTCAGCACTGAGTTTCCTCAGTGCTGGGCAGAACTGGCTTTTCATGGCTCAGACCCTCAGGCCCAAGAAACTAAATCCCCTTTGGCTGATGCGATTTCCTCTCAGAGAGAGACACCTAAGTGCTTTTTGGTGTGTAAAACTGTTTCAGAAGGACATTATAAGGCTGAACCTTTTCTGGATAACATCTCCAAGGATGCTTTGCAGGAGGTTGATgctggtgcagagcaggagcaaagcacCAAAAAGTTGGCACCAGCACCTGATGAGCAGCCTACCTCAGAGGGAGCAGTAGAAGACACATCTAAACCTTACACTTCTGAAGATGTTCAAGAAAGCTTAAGAGCACCCCAGGGTTTGGAAAAGAATACAGAATCTTCCTCTTTCCATCAGTTGTCTTCCACCTTAACATGTGACAGCCAAATTAGTTCACTACAAGCAGAAGGAAACAACTCACCTGGTGAAACAGGGAATACCAGCATGGTCAAAGACCAGGGAGTGGTTCCTAAAGAGAATTCATCTGCTTCCAAATGCCTACATCTAGAAGATGATCACAGAAAAACTGAGGGCAGACCTGCCCCTTCAGCAAAGAGTACTTTCCAAGGAAAGAGTGCTTCTAAAAGGACAGAGGAAGTGAATGCTTCATGGCATAAGGAGCCAACTTGGGAGGAGACAGTGTCTGAACTTCAgcaagaagaggaggaggaagagtgCAAAGAGCAGAATCTGCCGGAAGAAGGCAAACCTTTGGAGCTCAAAGATCAGAAAAACAAGGAACAAAATGAGCAGGAACAACTGCAGAGGGAAGAGCTCAGACTGGGGGAAGAGCTGAAACTAGAGGCACTATCATCAGCTTTTGGGTCAGAGATATTTTCTGTTCCCAGGCATAATGTGGATGTGTGTGGTTTGGAGTATGCTTCCTTGTCTGAGCAAACAGGATCAGTATTtcttcctggggagcctgtctCTGTGGATCAGCATCCTGGTGAGGATGTGCTGCTGAAAGCTTATGTCACAGAAGCAGGTTCTGGATGTCAGCCACCTGTTGTCGGCCCTCTGTTCTCAAATAACCAGAACCCAGTGGGGGAAACACCACACATGTGCCATGTCTCTGACCAAGCAGAAGACTTGGAGGACTCTGGCCGCTTTTCCATCGGTGGTCAGGATATTGGAGAAGCTCACTGGGATGACAAGACACGACTGGGCAGGGAGAATGAGCGCAGTGATGGTCATGGAAAAGCTGTCCAGAGGTTTGATAAAAGAGATGCATCACTCTGTGGAGGGGTGACAGCACCTTTTAGCACAGAGAACCCAGAGGCTCTTGTTCCAGCACACCCTTCCTCTGGTACCAGTAACTTGGAGCCACCTGATCACATAGATCTTCATCCTATAAcaggaaaagctgagctttGGGACTTCATCCCAGCTTCTCCCTCAGAGATCACTTTAGCAGTGTCAGCATCTCTTCCAGAGCAGGAGGGTGCCAGAATATCCTCTGTGACCCCCAAACACTGTCCTGGCACCAGCCTGAACAAGCTGCCAGACTCTGCAGGGAAGTCACCCAAccaagctgctcctgcacaagGGTGGAACCCAACACCAGCAGAAACTGCTGTTGTAAGGACAGGTGCAAGGGAAGCCAAGACTTCCCATGAACTCCTTATTTCTGAGGAAGGCTTTCATGAGGACCTTAGTGGCCCATCTTTCTCTGTAATGTACACAAGCTCCCTTCCTCTACAAGGGGGCTTTCCTGGGGATAGCAGGTCTGTGGCTAGTATTGCAGGACCTCTGGAAGCATCTCAAACACCAGGAAGGACTTCCACTCCCCTGAGCCACCCAGAGACAATTCAGCAAATCTCTCCCCAAAAAAGTGCCCTTATACAAGGAAAAGAAACGGCAGCAGATGTGGATTGTAAAGCACAAGTGCCTTTATTTGATGAGCCTGACTGCAGTTTATACCAAAAAGAGCCTGGATCCAGAATTTCCAGTGTCCTGAGCACCCTGACTTGGCCCTCCGAAGATGATACAGTCCTTGCTGTGAACCAGCAAGGACAAcctctgtcccctgtgtcccacTCAAGCCTACCTCTGGTGTCTGAGCCTGATGCCAAACAgcttcctcatcctccttccCACATCCAAAAGCCCAGTCAAGCTCAGGCCCCTGCACTCCATGCAAATCACCTTGTTCCACCTCCAGCCCCTGAAGGTTACCCGCTGCTGGCTCCTGGACTGCACTCCAGCCCCCCCCTCAGCTGTGGGATGGATGATGGTAAGCTGGGAGCCATTCACCCTGCTCCAAGCCGTCCTCTCCGGACTGCCACCTCTGCATTTGATGCCAACTCCGTGGCCTCTGCTTCTGATGGAGAAAGTCTAGCAGAGAGAGATGACCTTGTTCCAGTGAGTGGCAAGTGGGATCTTGGTGACTCAGGTCCCCATGATACAGAGACTTCTGATGACTCAGGGGTCAGTTTGCTGACTAAAAGTTTTTTGGCTCTTGGAAACGAAATGTTGGTTGGCTGCTCTGACACCAGCCCTAAAACAGAAGATCACCACATGGATATAGAGAGTGGAAAATCCTCACCTGACCACCCTTCTTGGCTCTCGTTGGAAGGCCTGATAACATCCCCAGACTCCAAAAGCAGAGactctgcacagctccttccaaTGCTTGCATTCACCAATCCTGTCCACTTCCTCCGGCTCAGCCCTCCATCGCCACTGACCACCAGAACAACCTGCCAGGACAAGGAGCTGCGATGGGAGCAGCCCGCAGGTAGCTTTGGTGGGGACACAAAGAACATCCAGGCTCCAGTGGCCgtcacagagaaaacagaaggtgAGAGGAGAGTCAGTGAAaggctggaaggaggagaaCACCagccaaaggaagaaaaggccAAACGTGCACCCTTGGAAAAATCATCAAGTTGGCCAGACAAAAAATCTGTTGGGGTAGCTCTGCAGGACCCAGCAGCCAATCAAGAAAACCCAATTAAAAGCAGAGTTAAAACCAAGGACTGGCACCGTCAGGGCCTGAAGAGGATGTCAGTACCACCAGACATCTTGCAGC AGGTTTCTTCTGttccttcagaggaagaagctcaCAAGGCTCACAGGGAACCACCAGTCACCTCAGAAACAGTTATAATGCG AGAGAGGAAATCTGCAGACACAACAGAGAACTTCAAGCGCCGGCACTCCAAACTGATCAACTCCT CAAGATTGCTGTATCAGGAGTACAGTGATGTGGCTCTGAACAAGGCCATCCAAAACCAGAAGAGAGTGGATTATCCGGAGGATATAGAGTCAAGTTTCCCAAGTTCCCCGAGGCTACGGAGGAAAGTGCTGTCTCCCCAGGACTCATATTTGCAACGTCTGTCAGTCTCATCTAATGCATCCCTCTGGCAGGATATCCCCATGATACGGGGTAGCAGAATACTGCTTAACATGTCCCGTGAAGAACAGAGGCTGCAAGAG GCCAAGTTTGAACTGATAATATCTGAGGCTTCCTACCTGCGCAGTTTGAACGTGGCAGTGGATCACTTCCAGCGCTCGGCAGAGCTCCAAGCGATGCTCACCAACCAGGAACGCCAGTGGCTCTTCTCCCGCCTCTCCGATGTGCGTGATGTCAGTGCCAG TTTCCTCTTTGACTTGGAGGAGAAATTTGAAGAGGACATGTTCACCTTCCATGTGTGTGATGTGGCTCTGAAACATGCCCCCGACTTCCGCCGCGTGTATCTGCCATATGTGACAAACCAGACATATCAGGAGCAAACCTTCCAGAGGTTACT aaatggaaatgcagGGTTCCAGCAAGTCCTGGAGAGACTGGAAAGTGATCCAGTGTGCCAGCGCCTCTCACTTAAatccttcctcatcctcccttTCCAGCGCATCACTCGACTCAAACTCCTCCTACAG AATATCCTGAAAAGAACTCGGCCCGGGTCTGAGGAGGAAGTGCAAGCAACGCAGGCCTATGATGCACTTGAAAAG ctcatcaagGATTGCAATGAGAATGTCCAGCGCATGAAGAGCACTGAAGAGCTGATCTACCTCAGCCAGAAGATTGAATTTGAGTGTAAG ATATTCCCACTCATCTCACAGTCCAGGCGACTTGTGAAGTGTGGTGAGTTGACAGCACTGGACTTCAACAACCTGAGTCCAAAATGGAAAGTCACGACCCGGCCCATCTACCTGCACCTTTTCAACGACTGTCTGCTCCTGTCTCGGCCCAAGGA GGGTGGACGTTTCGTTGTGTTTGATCATGCTGCTTTCTCATACGTGCGCGGGGAGAAGTGCGAGATGAAACTCCACGGGGCAAACAAGAATCTGTTCCGtctctttctgcttcagaaTAACCAGGGAAAAAGAGTGGAGTTCTTGTTTCGGACTGAGACACA cagtgagAAGCTGAGGTGGATCTCTGCTTTGGCTCCTCCGCGGGGAGAACCGGACCTCCTGGAATGCCCTG ATGCACCACAGGTTCAGTGCATAAAGACTTACAAGGCTCGGGAAAATGATGAGCTGGCTTTGGAGAAGGCAGATATCATCATGGTTATGCAGTACAGCAATGATG GGTGGATAGAAGGAGTAAAACTCTCAGACCGGGAGAGAGGCTGGTTCCCCTCGGAACATGTGGAAAACATCTCCAGCAAACATGTGCGGCAGAAGAATCTGAAGGAGGAGCAACGGGTGAAGAATGCCAAGCAGCAGGTCTTCTGCAAGAAATAA